Proteins co-encoded in one Paracrocinitomix mangrovi genomic window:
- a CDS encoding SUF system Fe-S cluster assembly protein, translating into MDKSEKKELEDKIIAALKEIYDPEIPVDIFELGLIYEVKIKQDGNVEIDMTLTSPNCPVAESLPVDVKNKVELIEEVSEAKINIVFDPPWDKDMMSEEAQLELGFL; encoded by the coding sequence ATGGACAAGTCTGAGAAAAAGGAGCTGGAAGACAAAATTATTGCGGCTTTGAAGGAAATCTATGATCCGGAAATTCCGGTAGATATTTTTGAACTTGGATTGATTTACGAGGTGAAGATTAAACAAGACGGTAATGTAGAAATTGACATGACCTTGACTTCACCCAATTGTCCGGTTGCTGAAAGTTTACCTGTGGACGTTAAGAACAAAGTTGAATTGATTGAAGAGGTTAGTGAAGCGAAGATTAACATTGTTTTTGATCCACCATGGGACAAAGACATGATGAGTGAAGAAGCTCAACTTGAGCTTGGCTTTTTGTAA
- a CDS encoding SufE family protein, with product MSILEKEQELIEDFSIYEDWMEKYEYIIELGKDLPLIDNELKTDDRLIKGCQSKVWMNSTLKDGKVIFTADADAVIAKGIISLLVHVLSNEKPEDIVDAKLDFIKEIGLQEHLSPTRSNGLVSMVKQMKMDALALKMVK from the coding sequence ATGAGCATACTAGAGAAAGAGCAAGAATTGATAGAAGATTTTTCCATTTATGAAGATTGGATGGAGAAGTATGAATATATCATTGAGTTAGGAAAAGATCTTCCGTTAATTGATAACGAATTAAAAACTGATGACCGCTTAATTAAAGGGTGTCAAAGTAAGGTTTGGATGAATTCAACGCTCAAAGACGGAAAAGTAATTTTTACTGCTGATGCAGATGCAGTAATTGCTAAGGGTATTATATCTCTTTTGGTACACGTATTATCTAATGAAAAACCGGAGGATATAGTAGATGCCAAATTGGATTTTATAAAAGAAATTGGACTACAAGAACACCTATCACCTACCAGATCTAATGGTTTAGTGTCTATGGTGAAACAAATGAAAATGGATGCACTCGCTTTAAAAATGGTGAAATGA
- a CDS encoding aminotransferase class V-fold PLP-dependent enzyme, protein MSVLTLDISKIRAQFPVLKQKVGKYPLIYLDNGATSQKPQVVIDRIQQFYQSENANIHRGVHHLSQISTENYEIARRSIQQFIGAEHEHEVIFTTGTTGGINLIAQCFTAGLSSGDEIIITEMEHHSNIVPWQMKAEEHGLVLKYIPLKENGELQWEKLDELLSEKTKLLSFTHISNSLGTINPVKEIIQKAHKAGAKVLLDAAQSLQHLRVDVKDLDCDFMVFSGHKTFGPTGVGVLYGKEDLLDALPPYQGGGDMIKTVTMEKTEYNTLPFKFEAGTPNIVGGIALGTAIDWMAELDYDQVLEHEEELLNYATSRIQEIEGVKIYGQAENKSSILSFLVEGTHPYDIGTLLNQQGVAVRTGHHCTQPVMDFFKIPGTIRASFSLYNTIEEVDLFIDALNKSVNMLR, encoded by the coding sequence ATGAGCGTTTTGACATTGGACATATCTAAGATAAGAGCACAATTTCCGGTACTTAAACAAAAGGTAGGGAAATACCCATTAATCTATTTGGACAACGGGGCTACTTCTCAGAAACCTCAGGTGGTTATTGATAGAATTCAACAGTTCTATCAATCAGAAAATGCAAATATTCACCGAGGGGTTCATCATTTAAGTCAAATAAGCACAGAGAATTATGAAATTGCAAGGCGCAGTATCCAACAGTTTATTGGAGCTGAACACGAGCACGAAGTAATTTTCACTACCGGAACAACCGGCGGAATAAACTTAATTGCTCAGTGTTTTACAGCCGGATTATCATCAGGTGATGAGATTATCATCACAGAAATGGAACATCATTCTAATATTGTTCCGTGGCAAATGAAAGCTGAAGAGCACGGCCTGGTGTTAAAATACATTCCACTAAAAGAAAATGGTGAATTGCAATGGGAGAAATTAGATGAACTTTTAAGTGAGAAAACTAAACTACTTTCTTTTACTCATATTTCTAATTCTTTGGGTACCATAAATCCAGTTAAAGAAATTATTCAAAAAGCGCATAAAGCAGGAGCTAAGGTTTTGTTGGATGCAGCTCAATCTCTTCAACACTTAAGAGTTGATGTTAAAGATTTGGATTGCGATTTTATGGTATTTTCCGGTCATAAAACATTTGGACCTACCGGCGTTGGAGTTTTGTATGGTAAAGAAGATTTGCTTGATGCCTTACCTCCATACCAGGGAGGAGGTGACATGATTAAAACTGTCACCATGGAAAAAACTGAATACAACACTTTGCCCTTTAAATTTGAAGCAGGTACTCCTAATATTGTTGGTGGTATTGCACTGGGAACAGCTATTGATTGGATGGCTGAATTGGATTACGATCAAGTACTGGAGCATGAAGAAGAACTTTTGAATTATGCAACAAGCAGAATTCAAGAAATTGAAGGGGTAAAGATTTATGGTCAGGCTGAAAACAAAAGCAGCATTCTTTCATTTTTAGTGGAGGGAACCCATCCTTATGATATTGGAACACTATTGAATCAGCAAGGAGTAGCAGTTAGAACAGGACATCACTGCACGCAGCCTGTGATGGATTTTTTTAAAATTCCCGGAACAATACGTGCATCATTTAGTTTATATAATACGATTGAAGAAGTTGATTTATTCATTGACGCATTGAATAAATCTGTGAATATGTTACGTTAA